In Balneola sp., one genomic interval encodes:
- a CDS encoding magnesium chelatase produces MLSRVYCASTVGVDAKIIDVETHHTNGMVKFFLVGLPDRAVKESRDRVEAAIRNTGSYYPLGRITANLAPADLPKEGNGFDLPLAIGILNMSGQLHTDKLDSTVMLGELALDGQIRPVKGVLPVAVEAAKKGFKYLVVPKENGGEAAVVEGIDVFSFDHLNQVKDWLENRGNIDPLKCNVQEYFHQNGKHNPLDFSDVRGQENVKRALEIAAAGGHNVIMVGPPGSGKTMMARRISTILPPLTLEEALETTKIHSVSGILESGKALITKRQFRSPHHTVSDVALVGGGSIPMPGEISMAHNGVLFLDELPEFKRSALEVMRQPLEDGSVSISRARMSVTYPSRVMLVASMNPSPSGDWYDAQEMNGTSSMQMQRYLSKISGPLLDRIDLHIEVHKVSYEELSGKAKGESSNDIRERVVVAREIQSKRFMGMKGVYSNSQMSTRMVRKVCKLDDAGSSILKKAITSLGLSARAYDRILKVSRTVADLDHSEEIKSNHVAEAIQYRSLDREGWLG; encoded by the coding sequence ATGCTTTCAAGAGTTTATTGTGCATCCACGGTTGGGGTAGATGCAAAAATTATTGACGTGGAAACACATCACACAAATGGAATGGTGAAGTTCTTTTTAGTAGGATTGCCAGACCGAGCCGTTAAAGAATCCCGTGATCGGGTTGAAGCGGCAATTCGAAATACAGGATCCTACTATCCATTGGGGAGAATTACAGCAAACCTGGCTCCGGCCGATTTACCTAAAGAGGGAAATGGGTTCGATCTGCCACTCGCCATTGGGATTCTGAATATGTCCGGACAACTCCATACCGACAAACTGGACTCTACCGTTATGTTGGGTGAATTAGCTTTAGATGGACAGATCCGTCCGGTTAAAGGGGTGCTTCCTGTGGCTGTCGAAGCTGCCAAAAAAGGATTCAAATATTTAGTAGTTCCTAAGGAAAATGGAGGAGAAGCCGCTGTAGTTGAAGGGATAGACGTATTTTCATTCGACCACCTTAATCAGGTGAAAGACTGGCTGGAAAACCGTGGGAATATAGATCCACTCAAATGTAATGTGCAGGAATATTTTCATCAAAATGGGAAGCACAATCCGCTGGACTTCAGTGATGTACGTGGACAAGAGAATGTTAAGCGCGCTCTGGAAATAGCGGCTGCAGGAGGGCATAATGTTATTATGGTTGGACCCCCAGGTTCAGGAAAAACGATGATGGCTCGCAGAATCTCAACTATTCTTCCACCCCTGACTTTAGAAGAGGCACTGGAGACGACAAAAATTCATTCTGTCTCAGGAATCCTTGAATCTGGTAAAGCACTTATTACGAAGCGACAATTTCGGTCGCCTCATCATACTGTTTCTGATGTGGCGTTGGTAGGAGGCGGGAGTATTCCCATGCCTGGAGAAATATCAATGGCTCACAATGGGGTGCTTTTTCTGGATGAGTTGCCGGAGTTTAAACGTAGTGCACTGGAAGTAATGCGTCAGCCTCTGGAAGATGGCAGCGTTTCTATTTCTCGAGCCAGAATGAGTGTGACCTATCCAAGCCGTGTAATGCTTGTGGCTTCTATGAATCCTTCTCCTTCGGGAGATTGGTATGATGCACAGGAAATGAATGGAACCAGTTCTATGCAGATGCAGCGTTACCTCAGCAAGATAAGCGGTCCGCTTTTAGACCGAATTGATTTACATATCGAAGTACATAAAGTGAGTTATGAAGAACTTTCAGGTAAAGCCAAAGGGGAATCTTCCAATGATATTCGTGAACGTGTAGTAGTTGCCCGGGAAATTCAATCTAAGCGGTTTATGGGAATGAAAGGTGTTTACAGCAATTCCCAGATGAGTACGAGAATGGTTCGCAAAGTTTGCAAACTTGACGATGCGGGCTCATCCATTCTAAAGAAAGCTATTACTTCTTTAGGCCTTTCGGCGCGGGCCTATGATCGTATCCTAAAAGTATCCAGAACGGTAGCAGACCTGGACCATTCCGAAGAGATTAAATCCAATCACGTAGCCGAAGCTATTCAATATCGAAGCCTGGATAGAGAAGGGTGGTTGGGGTGA
- a CDS encoding transposase translates to MFNSLDSLRLGKKDSRKVLLKSFRYKLFKHMKKYAEERGILLDIINGVEDHVHCLLRLKTTQCVADIIREIKGESSFWVNRKIILDTKFEWQKGYGVFSVSPDDINRIRKYIYNQELHHQGQTYNQEVNNLIKTK, encoded by the coding sequence ATATTCAATTCATTGGATTCATTGCGTTTGGGGAAAAAAGATAGCCGTAAGGTTCTATTAAAGTCTTTTCGTTATAAGTTATTCAAACACATGAAAAAGTATGCGGAAGAAAGAGGAATCTTGCTGGATATTATAAACGGAGTGGAGGATCATGTACACTGCTTATTAAGGTTGAAAACAACACAATGTGTAGCTGATATAATTAGAGAAATTAAAGGAGAGTCATCCTTCTGGGTCAATAGAAAAATAATTCTTGATACAAAATTTGAATGGCAGAAAGGCTACGGAGTTTTTTCTGTATCACCCGATGACATCAACAGAATAAGAAAATACATCTATAACCAAGAATTACACCATCAAGGACAAACGTATAATCAAGAAGTCAATAACCTGATTAAGACAAAGTAA
- the priA gene encoding primosomal protein N', with product MSSFVDVALPAAVRKQFTYHVPKELMNSVQAGQRVWIPFRNYYAIGVIVRVHDQTPSFKTKPIRKILDEEPILSNELLALTQWISRFYYSSWGETIQAALPSGLNFVSRKYLRISDSVDRNKLNKDEKEVISDLQETETTLKEAKKRYKGTGLNKVFSGLLKSKAIEIWEEPDLKVTVATERQWIWAKGKNEKDVQDFVQSEESNTDLKWVSALEAFLEMGLPVRQSEIKDENAFSSYTLKKLQDEGWITYQEVEKKSDIEHLDYEPDSIKTLNEDQQAAFRQISKSLSKEEFANYLLFGITGSGKTEVYIHALEQVVDSGKGGIVLVPEIALTPQTVSRFYRIFGNKIAVLHSRMTNRERLQAWRDLNSGKKNIAIGPRSAVFAPVQNLGLIILDEEHDSSYKQMDPAPRYHARETAIVRARKNNAVVIMGSATPSMQSLNMAAKGKCELLELTKRHAEAQLPKVEVLDLKQYKGAMRGELAVPLFMAMEEALEKNEQIILLYNRRGYASYLQCEDCGHIPQSPECSVSLTYHKRKNLLMCHYSGYSRRADTNCEQCGSQNLKVQGSGTQNIEEQLEDLFPDAKVIRFDRDSTSRKGAHEKILNAFGEGEADILIGTQLVAKGLDFPNVTVVGVIDTDTELAFPSFQATERMYQLLSQVSGRSGRGEKAGTVFLQSRQPENSAIQFARKHDHKGFARQEMEFRKPLYYPPYSRLVRFELKSTKEQEVSQAAHQLTSSIGRVMPELPVLGPSPGAIPWMNKKYIWEVTLKIDPEKGAGYIEAVIGKIMQVYEAETKGRFSSVRVNVNPDAIQ from the coding sequence TTGTCCAGTTTTGTTGATGTAGCTTTACCGGCCGCTGTCCGTAAGCAATTTACCTATCATGTTCCTAAAGAGCTGATGAACTCTGTTCAGGCAGGACAAAGGGTATGGATTCCATTTCGAAATTATTATGCCATTGGAGTCATTGTCAGGGTACATGATCAAACGCCTTCCTTTAAAACAAAACCCATTCGAAAAATCCTAGACGAGGAACCTATTCTCTCTAATGAGTTGCTTGCTCTGACTCAGTGGATCTCCCGGTTTTATTACAGCAGCTGGGGAGAAACTATTCAGGCCGCCCTTCCTTCAGGACTTAACTTTGTTTCCCGAAAATACCTGAGGATTTCAGATTCAGTTGACAGAAATAAACTCAACAAGGATGAAAAAGAAGTAATCTCTGATCTTCAAGAAACAGAAACTACACTTAAGGAAGCCAAGAAAAGATATAAAGGAACCGGTTTAAATAAGGTGTTCTCAGGACTTCTGAAAAGTAAGGCTATCGAGATTTGGGAAGAACCGGACCTAAAGGTGACCGTAGCCACTGAGCGCCAGTGGATTTGGGCAAAGGGAAAGAATGAAAAAGATGTTCAGGATTTTGTACAGAGTGAGGAATCGAATACAGATTTAAAATGGGTGTCAGCTTTAGAGGCTTTTCTGGAGATGGGGCTACCGGTTCGTCAATCTGAAATTAAAGACGAAAATGCATTCAGCTCTTATACCCTGAAAAAGCTACAGGATGAAGGGTGGATCACCTATCAAGAGGTAGAGAAGAAATCCGATATTGAACATCTGGATTACGAGCCGGACTCTATTAAAACGCTAAATGAAGATCAGCAGGCTGCTTTTAGACAGATCAGTAAATCGCTTTCAAAAGAGGAGTTCGCCAATTATTTGTTGTTTGGGATCACGGGAAGCGGGAAGACAGAGGTTTATATTCACGCTCTTGAACAAGTTGTTGATAGCGGAAAAGGAGGGATTGTACTGGTTCCTGAAATTGCCCTTACTCCCCAAACAGTTTCTCGGTTCTATAGAATTTTTGGGAATAAAATTGCGGTCCTCCACAGCCGGATGACGAATCGTGAACGCCTTCAGGCGTGGAGAGACTTAAATTCAGGAAAGAAAAATATCGCGATTGGGCCACGTTCTGCTGTGTTTGCTCCGGTCCAAAACTTGGGTCTTATTATTCTGGATGAAGAACACGACAGTTCCTACAAACAAATGGATCCGGCGCCAAGGTATCATGCTCGTGAAACGGCAATTGTCCGTGCCCGGAAAAATAATGCTGTGGTTATTATGGGCTCAGCAACGCCCAGCATGCAGTCACTTAATATGGCAGCGAAAGGAAAGTGTGAGTTACTTGAGCTAACCAAGCGCCATGCCGAAGCCCAACTTCCCAAAGTAGAAGTATTAGACTTGAAGCAATACAAAGGAGCCATGCGTGGGGAATTAGCCGTTCCTCTTTTTATGGCAATGGAAGAAGCGCTCGAGAAAAACGAACAGATTATTCTGTTATATAATCGCCGTGGCTATGCCAGCTACTTGCAGTGTGAAGACTGTGGGCATATTCCTCAAAGTCCTGAATGTTCCGTAAGCCTGACCTACCACAAGCGGAAAAATTTATTAATGTGCCATTATTCAGGCTACTCAAGGCGGGCGGATACGAATTGTGAACAATGCGGCTCACAAAATTTAAAAGTACAAGGTTCCGGCACACAGAATATAGAGGAGCAACTGGAAGATTTATTTCCTGATGCCAAAGTAATTCGTTTTGACCGGGATTCGACTTCGCGAAAAGGAGCGCACGAAAAAATTCTGAATGCCTTTGGTGAAGGCGAAGCTGATATTTTGATCGGCACACAACTTGTAGCTAAAGGACTCGACTTCCCCAATGTAACTGTTGTTGGGGTGATTGATACCGATACCGAATTAGCATTCCCATCCTTTCAGGCAACAGAACGGATGTATCAATTGTTGAGTCAGGTTTCGGGAAGATCGGGACGTGGCGAAAAAGCGGGAACGGTATTTTTACAAAGTCGTCAGCCTGAAAATTCAGCAATACAGTTTGCCCGAAAACATGACCATAAAGGCTTTGCACGGCAGGAAATGGAGTTTCGAAAACCACTTTACTATCCGCCATACTCACGGTTGGTTCGGTTTGAGCTGAAATCGACCAAAGAACAAGAAGTGAGTCAGGCCGCGCACCAACTAACCTCATCTATAGGCAGAGTGATGCCTGAACTTCCGGTATTGGGTCCTTCTCCGGGGGCTATCCCATGGATGAATAAAAAATATATATGGGAAGTGACGTTGAAAATTGATCCAGAAAAAGGAGCTGGATATATAGAGGCAGTGATAGGCAAAATCATGCAAGTATATGAAGCTGAAACGAAGGGCAGGTTTTCTTCAGTAAGGGTGAATGTGAATCCAGATGCTATCCAATAA
- a CDS encoding CBS domain-containing protein translates to MGEERVKLADNNEEVQSFMKHVLRDLRALQKMLDEDWIETDTLRIGAEQELCMVDPHGKVFPKSLEVLEALGEGNYTTEFARFNLEINMDPLEFTGDCLSKMEFNMHKEMEYVRKTVAEIGGDTLLTGILPTIRKMDLDIKNLTPLQRYEALCEAINKLRGKEYELRIQGMDELLMKFDSPLLEACNTGFQVHLQVKPDEFVNKYNIAQAVTAPVLACAVNSPVLFGKRLWAETRVALFHQSIDTRQVGEHLRDSSPRVTFGNEWLENSILDIYQEDISRYRVMLSAEIEEEVEEMMEQGIAPELMALKVHNSSVYRWNRPCYGVGNGKPHLRIENRVLPSGPTVIDEVANAAFWLGLLNGFEDEYPDITKEMDFDNAKMNFFAASKMGLDTKFIWTKDRKITAVDLIKDELLPIARNGLKKANLDSGDIDTYLNVIEERATSAQTGSYWVVKSYGKLIKEANKEQALSAITNAMIKNQKKGEPVHKWGLAKIEDMEYWKPSTLMVEEFMTTDLFTVRKDDILEFVGNLLDWRKIRYLPVEDDQKHLTGLITMRQLLREYYRTAEDGEDTGAKTVSEIMIQNPITIHPEASIMEAMDIMKDQGIGCLPVVKNSRVVGIITEGNFMNITTLLLKKLESQKD, encoded by the coding sequence ATGGGAGAAGAGCGCGTAAAGCTTGCAGACAATAATGAAGAGGTGCAATCTTTTATGAAGCATGTGCTTCGCGATTTGCGGGCACTTCAAAAAATGCTTGATGAAGATTGGATTGAGACCGATACTTTACGGATTGGCGCAGAACAGGAATTATGTATGGTAGATCCCCATGGGAAAGTATTTCCCAAATCATTGGAGGTATTGGAAGCCTTGGGAGAAGGGAATTATACGACTGAATTTGCCCGCTTCAACCTCGAAATCAATATGGATCCCCTTGAATTTACCGGCGATTGTTTATCGAAAATGGAATTCAACATGCATAAAGAAATGGAGTATGTGCGCAAAACGGTGGCTGAAATTGGTGGGGATACGCTGCTTACCGGAATCCTTCCGACCATACGGAAAATGGATCTGGATATTAAAAACCTGACACCACTTCAACGGTATGAAGCATTATGTGAGGCGATCAATAAACTTCGGGGAAAAGAATATGAACTTCGTATTCAGGGAATGGATGAATTGCTGATGAAATTTGATTCTCCCTTACTCGAGGCCTGTAACACGGGTTTTCAGGTACACCTGCAGGTAAAGCCTGACGAATTTGTTAACAAATATAATATTGCACAAGCAGTAACGGCACCGGTACTTGCCTGTGCTGTGAATTCACCGGTTCTATTTGGGAAACGATTATGGGCTGAAACGCGAGTTGCATTGTTTCATCAGTCCATAGACACCCGCCAGGTTGGTGAGCATCTTCGGGATTCGAGTCCACGGGTAACCTTCGGCAATGAATGGCTTGAGAACAGCATCCTGGATATATATCAGGAAGATATATCCCGGTACAGGGTAATGTTAAGTGCGGAGATCGAAGAAGAAGTTGAAGAAATGATGGAGCAGGGAATAGCTCCGGAATTGATGGCTTTGAAAGTGCATAATTCATCAGTATATCGGTGGAACCGACCATGTTATGGAGTTGGCAACGGAAAACCACACCTAAGAATTGAAAACAGGGTATTGCCATCCGGGCCAACGGTTATTGACGAGGTAGCAAATGCTGCATTCTGGCTTGGTCTACTGAATGGTTTTGAGGATGAGTACCCGGATATAACAAAAGAAATGGACTTTGATAATGCGAAGATGAATTTCTTTGCAGCATCAAAGATGGGTCTTGATACTAAATTTATTTGGACCAAAGACCGAAAGATCACCGCTGTAGATCTTATTAAAGATGAGCTGCTTCCAATCGCCAGAAATGGACTCAAAAAAGCAAATCTTGATTCTGGTGATATCGATACCTACCTAAATGTTATTGAAGAGCGGGCTACTTCAGCTCAAACCGGTTCTTATTGGGTGGTGAAATCCTATGGCAAGCTGATAAAAGAAGCGAATAAAGAGCAGGCGCTTTCTGCGATCACTAATGCGATGATTAAAAATCAGAAAAAAGGTGAACCGGTTCATAAATGGGGTTTGGCTAAAATAGAAGATATGGAGTACTGGAAGCCGTCAACTCTGATGGTGGAAGAGTTCATGACAACCGATCTTTTTACGGTTCGGAAAGATGATATTTTAGAATTTGTAGGGAATTTACTGGATTGGAGGAAAATCAGATATCTGCCTGTAGAAGACGATCAGAAGCACCTCACCGGACTGATTACCATGCGTCAATTGTTGAGGGAATACTACCGAACAGCTGAAGATGGAGAAGATACCGGAGCGAAAACAGTCTCTGAAATAATGATCCAGAATCCCATTACCATTCATCCGGAGGCATCTATTATGGAAGCGATGGATATTATGAAGGATCAAGGAATAGGCTGTTTGCCGGTAGTTAAAAACAGTCGTGTAGTTGGGATCATCACCGAGGGCAACTTTATGAACATTACGACTCTGCTATTGAAGAAATTAGAAAGCCAAAAGGATTAA